The region gcGGATGCCAGTCTCCAGGTCCAGGATCATGACCACCAGAGCCTGCGCTGCAAGCACACGGAGAGCTTCCTGCAGAAGGAGCGGGTCTTCATAGCCCAGTTGATAGCCAAGGCCACGGAAATTAGTCCTACCATTTTCGGTGTGTTCCTTAGGAGCACTATCAGGATTCCTAAATTGATCTATTGTTTTTCCTATCTTCCAGATAATGGCAAAAAAGGGCCTGTAGACATGAATGTTTACATCGTCAAGGGTTTGCGATTGCTTTGGTCCTATGTGGGCATTATTTTGGACCACATACTGCTCTGGTGGATAGACAACCCAGTGTCCTGTTATCGCCTCACCCATATCGACTCCATACGCAGCTGGCTCTATCATCAAAGTGTGAACGgtgagaaaaaataataatataatatatattattattccaATCCTAAATTACCAATTTAATCAATGATTGAATATTTCCTTTAGACATCCCCGAGCCCGTTTTCTCAACACTTCGTGGAATTGGTGAAATCCTTACAGGATTCGTTTGCAACAATATTTGGGATCAGCTCTTCCGCCTCACTCTTATATCTTCAAATAACACCAGTCGCTTGGTGAATGTGGTAGCAGAGCAGTACCGCGATTGCCCCAAAAATGTAATACCTTTATATTAAATCTCATATGCTTCAATTCCTACTTTTATCTTAGGAATTTGGAACCCCAACCGGCACCGTATGGATTAGTATTTTCGCCAACCTAGTAAACCTGAGTAACCAATACTTCTCCAATCTGGAGGCGCACAATAATTCCAGCTTGCTGCCGGTGGCCGAGCAGATACCCATACTACATAGGCTCGGTAAAACTGGGGTGGGTTTAATATCGGAATTCCattctttaatttttggttTACTTTTTCCAGATCATTCGGTGCACTCGATGCGTTTATGGGTCACTGAGCAAGCCAAGCTGCTTTGCTGCGAGTGGAAAATGGACCGCTTTTTTCAGATCCTGGAGCACGATGTCAAGCTGTGCCTGAATGTCTTCATTACCTTTCAACTGCCGAAACTCACTGCCGACCTCAGCGATATCCTGATGCTGGTCTGTGTGGCCCTGCGGACCAAGCTCATCGCCGAGGTCAACGCCAATATAGACAAGCTTAAGGTGGGTGTTTCTCGAGGGCTCTAATAACTATAAGATCCATTACATGTTGTGGTTTTTAAAGGGTATGGATTTCCTTAGACTTTAtcatctttaaaattttatagattttatagTAACATCTTACCTTTTACTTCCTAGAAAACCACCGACGAGTGTGTTCAGATCCTGTCAGCAGTTTGCCGGGTCCTCAGCCTGGCCAACTTTACGCTCTGCTTTCCCGCCGCCAACTTCTGGCAGCGCGAGTTGTACAACAACGACGAGAAGAGCCTCTACGTGGGCTATGTGCTGGACGAGATCTATCTGCCCACCATACGAGCCACCAAGGACATTGTCATCCTCAAGCTGATCCTGAAGCTCATCTGCGAGGCCTGGCTGGACTTCATCTACCAGAAACGCATCCGTTTCAGCGTGAATGGAGCAGTTCGATTGCTGAATGACTTCGATGATGTGCGCGAGTGGATCCTGGCCTGCACCTTGCTGGATGAGGAGCAGCTGGAGAAGCTGAGCAACCACGAGGTGCTGCGCATGTGCAAGGGCGTGGGCAAGATACTGCTCCGCAAGCCGGAGGATGTGATCTCCATAACGCAGTCGCCCAAGTTCGACAAGAAGGCGCGTAAGTTTTTACTTCCTTAATAAGGAATTAGATTCTTTCTAGTAAGGATTTGTATGGCTTTTGCAGAGGACACCTCCGCCCAGGACACCCAGCTGCCCTCGGAGATGTTCGTCTCCAACCAGAAGCACTGGCTGCAACTTCGCGCCAGTGGAGGCAACGGATTCCCCTTCCTGAAACTCTGCTGCGGAGACGCCGCCATGTAGTTGGCCTTCTTAGGGGGTACAAATGTTTATTGAGTCGCTAAAATGCTTTACAAAAGTGAGGGTCTAGAGTATTATATATTAGAAAAAGGGCAACTATGGTtatggtttttcttttcttggaAACAGTCTCCCTTAGGCGGGCACCTTGCGACTAATGATCTTTATCAGCTCATCCACGCGCTCGCTCTTGCCGGCGAATTGTTTTGGATGCGGTCCAATCATTTGAATGATCATCGGCACGTCTTGCGAGACctgaaaaatgggaaaatttgCGATAGTTTGACAGCTGTCTATTTGGGCCAAGCTGAATGTGGGTCAATACCTCGAGGAAACGGGCGAGGGCCTTCAATGTGCGGAAGATCTGGTCCTCGTTGGGGCTGCTCTGGAAGAACTGCAGAATGGCCATGGCCAGCTCCACGGCAATGTCATCGAAGACCTATTGCGAGGTATATCCTTAGGATATGTCATTTATGGTAGTTTAGAACCCACTTACCACAGTCTTGACTTCCTTGATAGCGATGTTGTAGAGGATCATGCTGCCAATGTTTTTCAGCTGCGGGCAGTTGGACAGGATGCAGTGGACGGCCACCTTGGTGGTCACTCGTATGTTGGAGATGGTCTGGCCATTGTATTCCCACTCGGAAATGTACAGCAGCCATTCGGAGGGCCCCAGGTTCTCGAATAGGTTGCACATCTAGATATATGTAAAAACATGAGGAGCTGGAAAAGCAACTATATCTTAGAGATTTATACTCACAAACATGGCCCAGGCCTGTTGCTCCTCGGGCGTCTGCTTGTCAATGTCCTGGGCGTAGTTCATCAGTGTGTGATCCCTGCGATCCTGGTGCAGAATAATGATCACGTCGTCCTTGAGCGCCGCATAGGCCAGGGTGCGGATCAGGTGTATCCGTGTGTCCGGGGAGAAGGCCTGATTGTCACGCAGAACCCGCTGGACGAAGACCAGGAAGTTGTCGCCCAGCGCCCAGGAGCCGTCGTCCTCGATCAAATACTGATGCAGCTCCTCCAtggccacctcctcctccttgtaGATCTTGCCGTCCAGCAGTTTCACCAGGCTCTCTAGTTCAGTCTTTATCTGTGTCGCCAAAGatagtaatttattttattggatgTTTATAAGTTGAAAATTCCATTGATTAATCACGTTTCCATATTTTGAAAAGTGTAGTTCGATTAAAGcacatttttgtttacaaacaAATAGCCAAGTTTGTGTCTGTCtatatgcaaaaaaaattgttattatttgttCCATCTTAAAATGGCCAGGcgtgaaataatttttgtgaattttGAGTAGAATTTTTCGAGCATAATTTCGCTTTTACATTAAACTGAGCTCTCTGAAAATTTGCATGTCATccgcacacacaaaaattttaataaataatttttatatgttGAAATCGAActagaaatataataaaatgttctaTTATAATAGCACTATCATTTGTAAAATAGTACCTCATTTGAAACTATTGTCTGCAATGTTTAATAaactcaatttatttttatcccTCATTTTAGTTAGGCTTTTAGTTGCATGTatagttttacaattttgagTTCAAattttttccgcttttctGGACTTACGTCAATGTCTTTGAGGACCAGCGCCGGTTCGCGTGGGACTTCCTTTTCCTCCGTGGACTTGGAGCGCTCCTTGCCGttctgcggctgctgttgttgggcTGCGGGCTCTGACATCTTTGGTCTATTTATAGAGAAGTGaggaaattataataatgaaatcaattttatacttaaaaataaaggaatgTGCGCATATGCGGCCACAACAAGCGTTGGCTGCACCAGCAGCGTCACTCGGCAGGGCCATAAAATTGCAGggcttttcactttttattcgaaattattttttacgaCCTGCTCGCGATAATGTTGTAATTTCAGCACCAATTACCGCTCAAGCGAGATGAAATGTTTACAATTTCGGCTAGGGAAATATGCGAGGAATTCGATGTTTCATATAAACAAAGAAGCGGAAATGTATTTAGCGGTGCTCGCGattaattaacaaaatcaACGAAAAAGAATGGGAAAAGCGGTTGCCGGCGACTCAATTGGTAGAGACAGGACAGAGGAAAAGTTGTCAAACCGAAGTGTGACAGTAAAACTGAGGAAAACTCAAAATAGCCGTGGTATTTTTAGGTTTTTACTTTACGTAGACAAAAACAAGGTACAGAAGATTCTCACTGGCAACACGAAATTGCATGCAATGTGATATAAACGATTTTCCGAGTTTTCTCCCGCCCCCAGCTGACGGAATTATGGTCTttataatcaaattaaatgtttgGTACTGTcattaatttgcataatttatagGTTCCAAATTACTCACATGCTATTTTAGTAGAAGTGACACAGAAATTCCTTCACTTTCGACACCGATTCGTGGGAAAGCCAAAGAAACAAAAGTCAAAACTCAACTAGGGCACAAATAATATCTCTTGGCGGCGGTGCGTTTTGTTTATTCGAAATTCCGGAGATGAATAGTTGGCTATTTATTTTCCAGATCATGCAACTTTTGTAGAACTTTTCATCGAACTCCGGAGATCGAGTAGCACGCGAACCGTTTCTCTAGAGAATCGACTCGAAATTGCCTCTGTTTATTCGGAAAAGTCCTGTGGAAGTGTGGGGAAAACTTTCGGAAAATGCACACTCTGCGGCGAATGAGCGATCTGTGAGTGGGTTTTCGGATATTTCGGATCGGGTCTTTATAAATAGCCACGCGTCTCAGTTCGCTCGCGAGCGAAATGTAGCCAATGCAGCTACACCGAACGAATCGGGGGAATATTGCTGAGAATGCTTAAAGATTCAACATAAACATAACACCATCTCAAATCCAATCTGCAGTGGTTTTattaccctctgcaagggcaAGGACCATCCTTCAACCGTCAGTGCAATATTGCGTTGCGGGGGCGGCCCGGCTGGGAAAGGTcgggaaaaacacaaaaagctATTAAGTGGCAACCGAAATACATTCCACGCCCAGCTGGAGGTCCTGTCGCATTCTGAAAGCAACAAGTCTCACATTGCGTAGCCGAGATGTTGACCAAGGCCCGAGCTGGGGCTACTTTCATTTGGCTTTCGAGTGTTAAGCGCGTCGGTTGCTAACTGGATCCTTCCTGAAACCATTCGCCGACATCCTTCTGCGCCATGAGAACTTCCCTCCAAATTTCCCTGCGGCTAATCGCGCTCCTGGTTTGTTTCATCTCCTGTCAGGCCACGCTGGAAAGGGAAAACGAGGGCAACAACATGGCAAACGTGAGTTATCTTTAGGTTAACTATTTCATAAGGTGCAAACAAGGTGTGAAAAGCTGTGGTGAAATTATGCAGCTATTTTTAATCGAATGCCACGTAACTACGTAAAGAAATGCGATACCAGTTCGAAATCCCTCCATTTTTAACCTACATTAATCATTGATAACGTACAGCTGTGCTTAAGCATTGATGCAGTAATTAtatggtaaatattttaaagcaattttaatttaaagagtAAGACCCTACTAGTATTGCATTTTTCCTGGCTAAATGGTTTAGGGTTTCAgtcataaattaataaatttttcgaaaaaacaaCTGTTTGTATAGATAGTATTcctcaaaattataaaaatttctgaatgattttttaaaataaagttgaatattattgaattctttacaattttaaattaaattcaatgctctaattgtttttttaagtttaagattattttatataataataaaacttatGTTCAGACTTAGAAATTGTAACTCCATAGAATATTACCATTGTAACAATAGTATAATAACATAACTTACACTCAGGCTTTAAATAATGGTAATGGACCCATTTTTTTGTAGTAactaaacattaatttttttatatttcttatatatttcaaacgTCAAAACAcattcatttcattttaatttttcacacTTAATTTCTTTCAGCACAAGCTCAGTGGCGTTATACAGTGGAAGTACGAGAAGCGACCCTTTTGCAACGCATTTACAGGtaattcaacaaaatttatGCATCTACAAGTTGTTGACCCCGGAGCATTGCAGGATGTGGACGCAAGCGAACGTACCCCTCGTATCCCCCATTCTCACTATTCAAACGCAACGAAGTCGAGGACAAGCCCTATAACAATGACTACCTGTCCGAGGGTCTGAGTGACTTGATCGATATCAATGCGGAGCCCGCTGTGGAAAACGTGCAGAAGCAAATTATGTCGCAGGCGAAAATCTTCGAGGCCATCAAAGAAGCCAGTAAGGAAATCTTCCGTCAGAAGAACAAGCAGAAAATGCTGCAGAACGAGAAGGAAatgcagcagctggaggagcgTGAGAACAAATGAATCGCAACGATCGGAGGACTGGAAAACTAACTGACTGGATAGTTACCACACTGGTTTTGTTATTGTACATATTGCTATTATCTATGACTCTGCGAAGTGCGAAAGATTCTACATCACTGGCAtgcattcaataaaaaattgttgacCTCACTTTCGGGCTTGTGTTCTTGGTCTAGACTGGAAATTTTACTTGTGTAGGTTTAACGATTAGAATATTGGCAGATGGCTAGTTTAGGTCGATCTAATAATATCCCCCCTACAATCGTTAGACTTTCCTGATTAGTAGTGTTCCCAATTTCACGGTCCCGTTTGTACAGCTCATACTCTTTTTTGccgaaatattataaatatgttaGCCTATGGTATCTTTGGGTGGCATTAGTAATCAGTAATCGCAGAGGGCTCTCCTATCATTGCAAACTTATGATAGCGATAAGAGGCCTTAACCATGGATTGcacctaaaaatgtttaaaaagtatGAACAAACTACAttgtttgaaaatgttttattttaataggtttttaaagtaaaacaaTTGGCTGTGGTTATTAAAGGACAGTTTTCCaatatttaaatctatttgaTATAAGACCTAAAGCATTAATCTAAGTTTTATAAGTTGATCATTCAACGACAAATGGCTACATTTTATGAAGGTTATCTTTTTTCATCTATTGCCATAATGGCACTTAGCGGATTGACTATAATCAAAGCGAATTTATGGCCACTTAACCATTGTATTTCATCGGTTTAGTGGGAGTGGGGCACCCTCTTGGACAGACGAACTCGAACTCCATGTTTGGGCATCAGTGCAATACCGCTGTTTTCGAACTCTATCTCGCGTTTGCTCATCACTTCAACGTTGAAGTTCTGCAGAATTTTAATGATAGCCAGTTTGGCGTTAACACGACCCATTCGCTGGGCAATACAAATCCTGGGACCCTCTCCAAATGGCATGAAGGCAGTGGGATTGTAGTTGCGACTCTCCTCCGAGAACCGATCGGGATCATAGGTCTCTGGATCTGGGAAGTACTCGGCGTCGTGGTGAATACCATGGAGAGAGATCACAACAGGGGTTCCCTTTGGAATCACATGGTCGGTGTCGGGAACAGTATAGTCCTGGGTGCATTCACGGTTCAGGATGGGAAGACCCGGATACTTGCGAATGGTTTCCTGCAGGCACAGCTCCAAAAACTCCATCTTGTGCAGGGAATCGTAGGTGATTTTGCCGTCGTTCTTCTCCAGCGTCTCGTCCACCTCATTCTGCAAACGCTTCAGCAACTCTGGATACTGCGCCAACTCGTAGATGGTAAAGGCTGCAGTGGACCCAGTGGTCTCCTGACCAGCTATGTAGAATATAAACGCCTGAGCGGTGATGGTCTCCAAGGAAATGGCCTTGATATGACCTGaaaataacacattttttagcttttaacCATTTGGAATAGCATTTAGGTGACCTACCATCTGGTGTCTTCTGGATGCTGAAGGATTTCTCATCATTCTCCTCGATCTTGCCCGTGTTCCTTAGCTGAATAAGCAACTGGAGCAGATCCTTGCGCACAATTCCGTTTTTCTCTCGGTGCTCAACGGTTTCCTTGACAATCTCCAGCATGGCCAGACCGACTGggtttttaaaaccaattcTGAACAGGAACTTGGCCATTCTACAGGAAAATGGTTACCCATTAGATGAAAGAAACTTAACGAATTAAGGTATAACTTACGAGGGCAAAAGGAAGATCATCATACCGAATAAGGCATTGAACCTATTATTGACCCTGGCAATCGACACCAGTCTCCGGAACTTGTTGTCCGGGTTTTCGAAGCTGTTTACGTCCAAGCCAAAGATGGTCGAGGCAATAATGTCGATAGCGTAGTCTTGCATCACCTTCTTGAGATCCACCTCCTCGAAATCCTTCTCTGGCAGCTTTTTCTGTAGAAAAGCCACCATTTTGTCGCCAATGTCCTCGGAGGTGCTGAACATGGCCTTCAGCTTCCCGGAGGTGAAGCAGGGCGACAACATGTGCCTCATGGCCCGCCAGCTCTGACCTCGCAGGGAAAATATATTAGCCGACAGCGGATCCTTCTCCTCATCGACGTACACCCCGCGGTCGTGGAAGCTGGCGAAATCCTGGGCCAGCACTCGGCGTGCCAGCTCGGCATCTCTGACCAGAACCGCCGGTCGGAAGAGCAAGTAAATGCCCAAGACGCGCTCTTTGCTCTTCACATACGCGTCGTAGATGGCCAAGCCCATGCTCTTCTCCTGCCTCCAGAAGCTGTCCAGACATCCGAATGGAATCCCGGAGTGGCTGTCGTACGGGAATCCTCTTCGCTCCCAGAACTCATAATGGTGCTTCACATAGAACCAAGCCAATGTCAGCAGAGACAGGGCCAGCAAAGCCAGCGAAAACATGATCAACCGATGGGATTTTTAACATGAACGTTACTCGAAGAAGGTCTACACTCAACTGACTATCAAAGAGCTGGGTTTCCATTTAAATGGTCAAATTCGTCGCCGATTTGTGCTTTTCCGTATCAACGCGCTCTCTTGATAATGAATTCAGAAATGGTGTTCACGGTTCTCTTCCCTTCCTAACATGATGAAATTTGCTATTAAAacgaagtttttttttagattgaaaaaataatttaaaaccaccctgggttttggaatgatgaaatatgaaaatttgaATAAGTTGGAGCAGTTTGATGACCCGTCCCACCTGCTGAGCAATGCAAATCCTGGGACCTTCGCCAAAAGGCATGAAGGGAGTTGGACTATAGTTGCGGTTCAGGTTGGGAAGACCATCCAGGTCGCAGCGATTCCTACAAATACAGTTCCAAGAACTTCATCTTCCAAGAACTTCATCTAGTCATTCCGTCGTTCTCGGCCAGCGTCTCATCAACTTCATCCTGCTAGCGCTTAAGCAACTCTGCATACTGTGCCAACTCATTAATGGTAAGGGATGCAGTGGATCCAGTGGTCTCCTGACCAGCTATGTGGAATATGAAACCCAGATCGATGCCTAGTGAATCACTTGCGTCGTAGCATTCGGCTTGGATTAGGAGAGGCTTCAGAGTCATTTAAGTTCTCTTACTTTAAGCGAACAAAGCTTTCAAATGTTTTGTTTACATGTCAACCGGTTTAAATGATTCTTCACCGTTTTCAACTACTTGTTTACGTTACCAACCATTCAAAATGAATTAATTCGGACTTTTAAGGAACTTTACAATgcctaaaatattttgtttcgtttaaCTAACCAaagaattaaacaaataaattacatcATGCACCATAAAAATGGAGATGTTTAACATTATACCTAACGATACGAGGTTGCTAAACTAATATACCCTTATCGGAAGCTCTTTTTTTCCACCTCCTTAGTTTGTTTTATAGATGAGCTATCATCCTACCATAAATCAATAcctcttttttaagaccattgaAAAAATGCATCATACATATCAACGGCGAGGAAGGCAATACTCAAAGGTAAGAAATTCAATACTTCTTACTTCCACTCAAATCGTAAGGTTTAGGTAATTAACTCGAGCCgacaatttcaaaaatattagatTGTCATTAGAGACCGGTCTAAGAAAAGTTAAGAAAGGTCCGACATAACACTGATGAGAATACTGATTGCTCTGATCGataatgtatatactttaaatCAACATTAAAAAAGTAGTAATTTATTAACTTGGTACAACTTACCTAGCTTTTTAATTCGACTGCATTActtgttttgctttttgatGATGAAGCCGGTTACtaaatattgttaaatttacatttattttataaatcttgACAGTCGAAGGTGATTTACGTAGGAATCTTAGTTTGTAATAATGGTCGATCTTCTTGTCCTCatggcttaaaaataaattaaattaatttttcatgaTATGAATTTTTTCATTAGGATTATTTTCACCCTTACTGTATAGCTGTATTTTCTTAGGTGACTTACTGCTTTCTCCTATAAAATCAGATACCCTTATCAATATGAAGAGTTACATTGGCTGTCCTATGGGTTCCCTTGACCGTGTTATTGGACATTACCCGCACTGAAGAGGATCCCCTACTTATTCCTGTACTGTGCAGTTCCCTCGGTTTTTTGTCCTCTGACCAGGGCTCAAAATTGAAGTTGAATCCCTCTAAATCCTGGCAGTTCACTTGGGGATTGCCTTTATCATGCAGTCGCTGCATTACGTGTTTTCTCACTGTGGTTATACCATCGGAATTGCGACAGATGATGGCTGCCAGACTGGTTTTGTAAATCTCCGCTAGTTGGGCTGGAAAagaagatttattttttaagaaacgGGTTCTTTATCAGAGAAAAGTCAATTTCAATCGCCCCTAACCTTTGGTGAACTTCTGTGGCCCCATCTTCCGCTCGTACCAATGGGAGTCGCCCAGTTTGAGGCGTAGGAACTGATCCGATACCATGCAGCTGAGGAGCGGACCAAAGATTGCTCCTCCCAGTGGTGGTTCACTAAGAGCACCCGTGTAAACGTCCACATCCTGCGGAGATCTGAAATAAGGAGTTATCGTTCTGCTTACCCAATGGATCATTACTTTACTTACTCATAAATCTGCCTGATGGTCTCCAAAGTAGCGTTGTCTATGGCCTGGGACATCTGCTCCCACGTGTCCACTGGTGAAAGGCGACAGTGACGCCGGAAGACCGGGTACGAGGGTATCCCATGGTCCCGACCCCTTTGAATGTTCAGCGAGACCAAGTCCAGACCGCACAGAGGCACCTTATCCTCGGCGGTTCCTTCGAAAAGCTTCTGAGTAACCTCCAGCGAAAAAAAGCGATCCACTTGCATTACCGGCGTATTGGCCGCCGTCATTAGGGCGTGGTCAATCCCATGCTCCGCCCAGAGGGAGAAGGGATTAAAAAGCATCTTGTGAAGCTCTATGGCCTCGGGAGTACTATTATCCCGCGAGACATTAAACAATCCCGGTAGAAGCGTATGTGCGAAGCGGAAAGCGGCTGCTGCAAAGCAGTTCGCAATACTCGGATCCACTTCCGGGTCATAAGTGTCCGGAGCATCGAGATTATCCTTGGCCGGCAGCAAACCCTTGGCCTCGCTGAGATTCCTTCCCAGCAGCACTGgcagaaactcattgtaggTGATGTGCGCCATTTGGGCACCTAGAATCTTGCGAGCCTCCTGGTAAAGCTGCTCATCTTCCCAGTGGGGATTTTCCTCCTGCAGTTGCCGAGCCAAGTAATTGTGATGCCTGGCCCACAGCAGGTGCATGGATGTGAGCAGCAGGTTCTCATTGGCCCGATCATCGCCAGACTCAAAGCAGTACTTTCCCAGTCGGGTCATCTGCACTCGATTACAACCATCCGACGGATTCGAGGAGATGGGCAGCAACTGGCGACCATCATCCGTGAGATACATCCGCAGAGATCCGTTTATGAAACTGCGCAGCTGATTCTGCCGCTGCTCCAGATTGCCGTACACCACGGAGGCATCAATGAAGGCCGTGGCCTGGTTCAGTTGCATCCGTGGACCGAATCTTCCCGTGGGCGCGGGAGCGGACCTCACGAAGTTCATGCAACTAATGTTGTACTGCTTGTAGTACGGATCGTCGGGCAGGATGTCCACGGGAAAGCATTCCGGATGCTGCTCACGTGTGGCAGCCACACAGCAATCGATGGACTCACCCTCCTGCGAGGTGGTAAGTGAAGTGGCTGTAATGTCGTGGTCCATGAACTGGCCAAAAACGGCCAGCATCACGGTGAAATTCGAGTCCGTCTCGTAGCTGGAACGGTGGATCTTTAGGGAGACCTGACGAGCCGGCGGCAGGCGTCCATGATGACTAACTCGGGGAGCTGCAATACCGTCGGCATAATCTGGAGACACCATGCGACGGTAAGGAACCATGGAGGCTCCATACGTCCTGGGATGTTCTTTGTTGTTGCAAACCCCCGTGGATCTTCTATAGCGGGCATTAAAATCGCAATCCAATCGGAGAACCGTGGGATCAGGCAGGACTATCTTAGGTCCCCAGCCGATATTGCTGCGTCCTGGCTGCTTGGTGTAGTTGAATCTCTTGGCTATATCCAGAGTGGCCTGGTTCTCCACATAACCACGTCGTGCCAGTTTTCTTGCCTCTGGATTCGTGCTCAGGGATCGATAGTGTCGGAAGGCCGGCGTATTCACCTCGTTAGGCTGCAAGCCTTCCTCCAGTATTTCCCGATCCCCTAGAGCTTTGATCCCTGCGCTAACCGCCTGGGCGCCATCATGGTGACCTAGTGCCGCCTGTTGCAGGGCCCAATAAGCCGCCGGTTCGTCTGGCAGAGGTTGGTTGGGCGGCAACTCGATTTCCGATCCATTGACGCCGAAGAAAAAACTGGGACCCCCATCCGCACCACCAAGGGAATCGCTGTACACCAGGGCCAGGCACAGGGCGGTAATTACAATCGCTCTGCGGTTGGGAAAGTGAAATCACTTTGTGGTTAACATGGTGTGGTTAGGCTACGACTAAACGTTCACAGTGGCTTGATAATGGGGTATTGAATATCCTGGTGGAAGGGGTTGGGCAATTGATTTTCCactatatacaaatttttctttaaatcaaCCCTTTAAAGGCACCAAGTCAAATGGacagtttaaataaacacTTATCCCTAGTATACAAGGCAATTTATCTTTTaaagataaacaaaaaaaagtatttaataaatggTTAATATTTAGTCAATCCACCCCTAAACTATGAAAAATTAGTTTGGAAATTCTTCACGATGCA is a window of Drosophila biarmipes strain raj3 chromosome 3R, RU_DBia_V1.1, whole genome shotgun sequence DNA encoding:
- the LOC108031187 gene encoding chorion peroxidase isoform X1, with the translated sequence MTDETTPLTEAVAGGSGYVVLPPYQGPERVFPGGVSPRSRRNKMRQFQWCMGITFIAIVITALCLALVYSDSLGGADGGPSFFFGVNGSEIELPPNQPLPDEPAAYWALQQAALGHHDGAQAVSAGIKALGDREILEEGLQPNEVNTPAFRHYRSLSTNPEARKLARRGYVENQATLDIAKRFNYTKQPGRSNIGWGPKIVLPDPTVLRLDCDFNARYRRSTGVCNNKEHPRTYGASMVPYRRMVSPDYADGIAAPRVSHHGRLPPARQVSLKIHRSSYETDSNFTVMLAVFGQFMDHDITATSLTTSQEGESIDCCVAATREQHPECFPVDILPDDPYYKQYNISCMNFVRSAPAPTGRFGPRMQLNQATAFIDASVVYGNLEQRQNQLRSFINGSLRMYLTDDGRQLLPISSNPSDGCNRVQMTRLGKYCFESGDDRANENLLLTSMHLLWARHHNYLARQLQEENPHWEDEQLYQEARKILGAQMAHITYNEFLPVLLGRNLSEAKGLLPAKDNLDAPDTYDPEVDPSIANCFAAAAFRFAHTLLPGLFNVSRDNSTPEAIELHKMLFNPFSLWAEHGIDHALMTAANTPVMQVDRFFSLEVTQKLFEGTAEDKVPLCGLDLVSLNIQRGRDHGIPSYPVFRRHCRLSPVDTWEQMSQAIDNATLETIRQIYESPQDVDVYTGALSEPPLGGAIFGPLLSCMVSDQFLRLKLGDSHWYERKMGPQKFTKAQLAEIYKTSLAAIICRNSDGITTVRKHVMQRLHDKGNPQVNCQDLEGFNFNFEPWSEDKKPRELHSTGISRGSSSVRVMSNNTVKGTHRTANVTLHIDKGI
- the LOC108031187 gene encoding chorion peroxidase isoform X2, translated to MVPYRRMVSPDYADGIAAPRVSHHGRLPPARQVSLKIHRSSYETDSNFTVMLAVFGQFMDHDITATSLTTSQEGESIDCCVAATREQHPECFPVDILPDDPYYKQYNISCMNFVRSAPAPTGRFGPRMQLNQATAFIDASVVYGNLEQRQNQLRSFINGSLRMYLTDDGRQLLPISSNPSDGCNRVQMTRLGKYCFESGDDRANENLLLTSMHLLWARHHNYLARQLQEENPHWEDEQLYQEARKILGAQMAHITYNEFLPVLLGRNLSEAKGLLPAKDNLDAPDTYDPEVDPSIANCFAAAAFRFAHTLLPGLFNVSRDNSTPEAIELHKMLFNPFSLWAEHGIDHALMTAANTPVMQVDRFFSLEVTQKLFEGTAEDKVPLCGLDLVSLNIQRGRDHGIPSYPVFRRHCRLSPVDTWEQMSQAIDNATLETIRQIYESPQDVDVYTGALSEPPLGGAIFGPLLSCMVSDQFLRLKLGDSHWYERKMGPQKFTKAQLAEIYKTSLAAIICRNSDGITTVRKHVMQRLHDKGNPQVNCQDLEGFNFNFEPWSEDKKPRELHSTGISRGSSSVRVMSNNTVKGTHRTANVTLHIDKGI